The proteins below are encoded in one region of Bacteroidales bacterium:
- a CDS encoding SpoIIE family protein phosphatase, with protein sequence MKICCYILLICWLLAVSSYAQNNGYSYEYYTVDRGLSQSSVNCIYQDKKGFLWIGTQDGLNMFDGYSFTVYQHNPLDTNTISANWVYSIDEDDNGIIWVGTQNGLNAFNPKTNQFKHYSTSKKANVNEEIFAVLVGSDGFIWFKTSQTLYKLDPTTNKIDKFDLPQDFFINNKSDKGFPILEDDEGIWLGAANGLFYFIKKLEVFKPYKHIEEDPNSLSNNFITGLCFDDNGNLWIGTQNGLNKLDKKKNRFVRYFSDEKNPKQGPSSNNISSVCKSSNNILWIGTFGGGLSAYDFTTKQFYHYKHEDGNNNSLAYDYVLSLYEDRSLNLWIGLDANGLNKIDLKPQKFKTYISSKGKDGLHFSSDNIASVYLENDSTLWIGTWENGLNIFNRNANTIKIITTETTPAIIGNNVHSIYADSHGLIWIGTKSGISIYDKKTKKFIDLDNYFNIELNVKLKGVRIYNITEDYKGNIWIATRNGLHRFNFDSKTVNTFTSNLNDSLSLYNNTVVCVACDRSGFVWIGTQTGLNRYDYNTNKCFRIGYNKSKKPIPGTTRTYYVPSNPYIYHIIEDMFDENIIWVGTGSGLDKFNKRANTFEYYTIDDGLPNGTIYELIQDKNGNLWMSTNRGLAFFDVSKKYFTAFDPEDGIQGLEFNNGASFIASNGEIFFGGINGLTSFNPNNQRNNPFIPNVVFTYFEKSNSKGKRTHQNLYDENTVVFSYDDHSITFWFAALEFTNPKKNSFKYWIEGLMNDWVYIGNKNFIDIGILPPGEYILHIKGSNNNGVWNEQEANIKIIVKPPLYKTIWAFIIYALILGGIIFLYVRSRTKKLQEANEALRQKQLISLEIARQKEELSVKNKNITDSINYAKRIQEALLPSEYLFRKLLPDSFILYKPRDIVSGDFYWITEKESKIFVAAVDCTGHGVPGAFMSIIGYDLLKNITREQNVEDPAEILNLLNLGVADTFSKQSTDYEIKDGMDVSLVVIDRVNKQLHYAGAFNPMYLIRNKELIEIKGNRFAIGKIEGNENKRFDVHTLEYENNDMIYLFSDGYADQIGGPFQKKFKFRRFQHLLVSVHNLPLAKQKDFLNETFETWKGQMEQVDDILIIGIRM encoded by the coding sequence ATGAAAATTTGTTGTTATATTTTATTGATATGTTGGCTATTAGCGGTATCTTCTTATGCTCAAAATAATGGTTATTCGTATGAGTATTATACTGTAGATAGGGGACTGTCTCAAAGTTCTGTTAATTGTATATATCAAGATAAAAAAGGTTTTTTATGGATTGGTACGCAAGATGGCTTAAATATGTTTGATGGATATAGTTTCACTGTTTATCAACATAATCCGCTCGATACCAATACCATATCAGCAAACTGGGTATATTCTATCGACGAAGACGATAACGGCATTATTTGGGTTGGAACACAAAATGGATTGAATGCTTTTAATCCTAAAACAAATCAATTTAAACATTACTCAACATCAAAAAAAGCCAATGTAAACGAAGAAATATTTGCTGTCTTAGTTGGTAGTGATGGTTTTATTTGGTTTAAAACATCGCAAACGCTTTATAAACTAGATCCAACAACAAATAAAATTGATAAATTCGATTTACCTCAGGATTTTTTTATAAATAACAAATCAGATAAAGGATTTCCAATATTGGAAGATGACGAAGGTATTTGGTTAGGCGCAGCCAATGGTTTGTTCTACTTTATTAAAAAATTAGAAGTATTTAAACCTTACAAGCATATCGAAGAAGATCCCAATTCTTTATCAAATAATTTTATTACTGGTTTATGCTTTGATGATAATGGAAATTTATGGATAGGAACGCAAAATGGATTAAATAAATTAGATAAAAAAAAGAATCGCTTTGTTCGTTATTTTTCTGACGAAAAGAATCCAAAACAAGGTCCTTCATCTAATAATATATCATCTGTTTGCAAAAGTAGTAATAATATTTTGTGGATAGGTACCTTTGGAGGAGGTTTGAGTGCATACGATTTTACAACCAAACAATTTTATCATTATAAACACGAAGATGGAAACAATAATTCATTAGCATACGATTATGTTCTATCACTTTATGAAGATCGGTCGCTTAATTTATGGATAGGTTTAGATGCTAATGGATTAAATAAAATTGACTTAAAGCCACAAAAATTTAAAACATATATTTCTTCAAAAGGAAAAGATGGTCTTCACTTTAGTTCAGATAACATTGCATCGGTATATTTAGAAAATGATTCCACTCTTTGGATAGGTACATGGGAAAATGGCTTAAATATTTTTAATAGAAATGCGAATACAATAAAAATAATCACCACCGAAACAACCCCTGCCATAATTGGTAATAATGTTCATAGTATATATGCCGATAGTCATGGCTTAATTTGGATAGGTACTAAATCGGGTATTTCAATATACGATAAAAAAACAAAAAAATTTATTGACTTAGATAATTACTTTAATATCGAATTAAATGTTAAACTAAAGGGAGTTAGAATTTACAACATTACCGAAGATTATAAAGGTAATATATGGATTGCTACGCGTAATGGATTGCATCGTTTTAATTTTGATAGCAAGACAGTGAATACCTTTACTTCGAATTTAAACGATAGCTTATCCTTGTATAACAATACCGTTGTTTGTGTTGCTTGCGATAGAAGTGGATTTGTTTGGATAGGTACGCAAACAGGCTTAAATCGTTATGACTATAATACCAACAAATGTTTTCGAATAGGATATAATAAATCAAAAAAGCCAATTCCAGGAACAACAAGAACGTATTATGTGCCAAGTAACCCCTATATATACCATATTATTGAAGATATGTTTGATGAAAATATAATATGGGTTGGAACGGGTTCTGGACTTGACAAATTTAATAAAAGAGCCAATACATTTGAGTATTATACAATAGATGATGGCTTACCTAATGGAACAATATATGAACTCATACAAGATAAGAATGGTAATTTGTGGATGAGTACCAACAGAGGACTTGCTTTTTTTGATGTATCTAAGAAATATTTTACTGCCTTCGATCCCGAAGATGGAATTCAAGGTTTAGAATTTAATAATGGTGCTTCATTTATCGCTTCGAATGGCGAAATATTTTTTGGTGGAATTAACGGCTTAACTAGTTTTAATCCCAATAATCAAAGAAACAACCCATTTATTCCGAATGTGGTGTTTACGTATTTTGAAAAAAGCAACTCAAAAGGTAAAAGAACGCATCAAAATTTATACGACGAAAATACAGTAGTATTTAGTTATGACGATCATTCAATAACTTTTTGGTTTGCTGCATTAGAATTTACAAACCCCAAAAAGAACTCATTTAAGTATTGGATTGAAGGCTTAATGAACGATTGGGTTTATATTGGGAATAAAAATTTTATCGATATTGGTATTCTACCACCGGGTGAATATATACTTCATATTAAAGGTAGCAACAATAATGGTGTTTGGAATGAACAAGAAGCAAATATTAAAATAATAGTTAAACCTCCACTTTATAAAACTATTTGGGCATTTATTATTTATGCTTTGATTCTGGGAGGCATCATTTTCTTATATGTTCGTTCACGAACCAAAAAATTACAAGAGGCCAACGAAGCACTACGCCAAAAGCAGCTTATATCACTCGAAATTGCTCGACAAAAAGAAGAACTTAGTGTTAAAAACAAAAATATTACCGATAGTATTAATTACGCCAAACGAATTCAGGAAGCCTTACTCCCATCTGAATATCTGTTTAGAAAATTATTGCCCGATTCATTTATTTTATATAAACCTCGCGATATCGTTAGTGGCGATTTTTATTGGATAACCGAAAAAGAAAGTAAAATCTTTGTTGCTGCGGTCGATTGTACAGGACATGGAGTGCCAGGAGCTTTTATGAGTATTATTGGTTATGACTTACTTAAAAATATTACACGCGAACAAAATGTTGAAGACCCTGCCGAAATACTTAATTTACTTAATTTAGGAGTTGCCGATACTTTTAGTAAGCAATCTACCGATTACGAAATTAAAGACGGTATGGACGTTAGCTTAGTTGTTATCGATAGAGTTAATAAACAATTACATTATGCTGGAGCCTTTAATCCAATGTACCTGATAAGAAATAAAGAATTGATTGAAATAAAAGGTAACCGATTTGCTATTGGAAAAATTGAAGGAAATGAAAATAAGCGTTTTGATGTACATACGCTCGAATATGAAAATAACGATATGATTTATTTATTCTCTGATGGATATGCCGATCAAATTGGAGGTCCATTTCAAAAGAAATTCAAATTTCGTCGTTTTCAACACCTTTTAGTATCCGTTCATAATTTACCCCTTGCTAAACAAAAAGATTTTCTTAATGAAACATTTGAAACATGGAAGGGACAAATGGAACAGGTAGATGATATTTTAATTATTGGAATCAGAATGTAA